The genomic region tacaaattattaaatttaaatcgcGCCAAAATTAATGCCTTAAATAAgagaattttggaaaaaaaattgaaatattgaaataaaaatttaaaaatattgaaataaaaatttgaaatattgaaatataaatatttgaaatattcatTCAATTAAATTCATCAAAAAGCATATTCTGAGCCTAACTTATGAAGTTTAAAACTGATTAAATTTGGAATTACTTATAGTGTCACCATTGTCATcggtgtaaattaaaaaataaataaatacgtgtataagaaaaattttaagaaaatttcttaaatttaaattaggcCAAAGGTAAGAAATTGAATTCACCGGCTAATTGAACTCATCAAAAGATGATATtctgatcaaacaatttaaatctTAGAAGCCTGGCCGAACAGCCCAAATCCGAATAACAGCTTTTGGTAACAGCAAAATCTGCTTGGCAACTAAACTCTTCAACAACCCAACTCAAATCAACTCAACTTAATTTATTAGGTTTTCCCACGCAACATTCCTTAAAAAGCTAATTCTTGAGATATATCTAAGAGCTTCGGGCTTCGAATATAGATGAGGTTACCCCTAAACTGGTTGAAGCCTTCAATCTCTCCCATTTAGATGCCAAACATTCTAGTCAGATCTTCATTAGTGCATTGCCCTGACTGAAAGAAATGGTTACATTACTTGATGAATTCAGAAGATGCCAGACAGGCAGGCCaaattcttcattttaaaaatggaatgtaagtaaataaaaaatgtttaatcttaTGTTAATTAGATATAGTCATAAATGGAATATTCAAAATGAGCCATTCTCATTTGGAAACTATGGGGATGGCTCATTTTCATTTATGCCCTAGAGAAAAAACTAAGCCAGAGTGCAACACAAAATATCGTATGAACTGATAGTATTCCCAGaaaaattgctatttttatcGGATTGGATGAAAAGGAAAGAGTTGTTAGATGAGTTGATTCTGAGTAGGCATGTGAGGAGGTGATTAGTtaggcaatttaagttttttaagcaGCTTTGTGTATCTTActactaaattattttaatttcattttcaattttcatggtttttacaagattttcgtagtataaaaaatactttattaaGTTTCTGTTTCTTTCTCAAGCTGCCATCCCCTATTTCAGCCTATAACGATATAAAAGTTGAATAAACAGAGTTTACAAATAAGCACATCCGCCTGTAGCATTACCGAAATATTCGAAAATCATTAAAATGCACAAATCCTTGACTCAAATCTGCATTTAAGAAAAGCAATGCAgttaaaatatcaattttagtTTTCTAATACAAACACACGTTtgataaaataaaccaaatgcCGCCCACTAGTTATTTGTTGGTACTCGTACATATTAAAAAACTCCGATAGTTAGGTTATACAAAATGGCCGTAAGCTGTGTGTAATGGAGGAGATGTGTCTAGAGAGGAAATATTCAAATGGCCACATACGTGTCTACAATACTTATGCATGAATGCTTGCCGTGAGCGTACAAGCACTTAAACGCCTACGTATGTGCGCtgacacacacatatgcacgcatacGTAAAGTGACATGTTTAGGGCAGTGCAGGTTTACTGTTTCAAATTGAGGTTTTAAATGTTATAACGAAGACTAGCTAAGTGCTCAGAGTGTGGGTCGATTAAGCCAAAGGCGAGCAACtgtaaaatgtgaaaagaaATAGTGAAAGTGAAAACTAAATACGAAAGCATTGCGggtgaaatgtaaaaaaatgcttctcagtttttgattaatttgaatttaaagaaaagctattctttttataaaatgaaCTCTACGCCAATCTCTTTCTAGGGAACTCATTTTgctgtaaaaatgaaaattcactcATTAATAATGAATTAAGGGCCATTGTGGCCATAATTTcatgattttatttatatatatgataACCCAGTAGggaataaagaaataagtacGTATGTGCATTATACTGCATATAAGACACCTCAAATATTAATTTCGATTGGCATTTTATTGAAACAGTTTGGAATAACTTAAATGTGCCCAGAAACATTCAAAATCACAAGCGAATATTTTTGCTTCCCTTATATTCAGAATGAGTAGATTTCATgtggcatacatatatttaggcCTAAAGGctattcatacaaaatttttaaagcggAACTAATTTAAATCAGATGTCGTTTTTGCTGAAAGTGTTTATTCGTGTGGCAATTTAAAGCTTtgataaatcaaattatatgtattaaaaataaatagaattatAAAGCTTCTTTTCATATGCATAAgtcttcaaagaatttttttggacTACTCTACTCTACTCTGCTCTAAGAACCATTTCCTCTCATTCCACGCTTCACCTTCCCAGTAGACGTCGAACCCGGAATCAAGCGAGTGGAAGTTACGCACAATCATACTTAACCTCTAGCGTATCTTTTTAGTTCATGCCACTTTTGAACATACTataatagatttttaaataaatttttcataattatggCAGTACTCACCAGTGGGAAAAGTAGTAAATGAGATTCACTACCATGtgattttaggattttttttattcaaaatatttgttgctcatattcttccctttttatatttgtatttattatatatattttttttttttcgaactgaAGTGCTCACAATTCAAGccgtattatttattaattcaacAAGTAATTTCATTCTACAACTTCTCATGTGAGTATTTCTGATTAtttgtaaagtaaagtaaaatgacctatcatacatacatacatatgtatgtatatgcgggCGAGTGGCAATAGGCGCTTTTGGCCGAAACTCACTTGACTAGGCAAAGTGCAACCTTAATCAAAACACATAAGCAGCACAAGGCAAccaatactcatacatacacatacacttaaAGGAAGGACCAGCTGCACTGTTTACGTTTAGCGAGTTGAAAggacaaaaaatcgaaaaattgtcaacaacaCTATGATTGCTGCGCGCGGACACTGACACAATTGTGGTTTTGTTCCAGTTTTATTTCTCTAACCCGCTTTGATGCTTTATTTGTGATATTTCGTATTGCCGTTAGAAATGCGTGCGAACTTACTGTTGACTACCGAAGAACTAAAAACGAATATTTTTCCACTGAGCGAGTTTGGCgcagagcagcagcagcaggatGCTGTAAAATGAGCGTGAAGTTACTTATACGTCCGGTGTCCCACGAGTATTGTGTGGTTAGGAGCTGAGAATATGAACGGCGCTGCCAGCTGGTTTGAATTTAGGGAGTTGAGGATATAACCTTTTCCAATTTGAGAACAGATTTCCTATTGAAATTTTGGCTTTTAGTTTCAGAAGGCCAAAAGAAAGTGTCTTTTTATACCtcagttaaaataaaaacacaaaggtACATAAATAAACGAAGTGTTTATTTTCGTATTGTCAAATAAGCGTACACCAAATATagggcgaatctattaaaggtggtagcattagaccagctgatttgtttttttttttctttcgccgtgtataTTCGGATGGCAGCACAAAATTGAATTACTAAAGGTATTACTTACATTCTAATctgtaatttgaaaattgaaaatttgtaatgaTGGGCAAATGAAGGGTAATTGAATATAAACTTCCtatatttaaattatgttaatagggaaaattatcgaaaaaaatcgttttatgtaaattttttcataaaaatattattttctcaaaaactcaCACAAAAACGTAAAAGgtatttgcatgaaatatttttattaaaaacagttAAATTGTCTAGTACCAAACAAACCAATCTGCCATTTGCAATCTTGGTGATTCGTTCTGCAGCTATGTCAAGGCGAATCCACATAAGATGAGTTCTTAATAGAGGCTGATTTCTTTTTCTTGCGATTTGGCGATTTGAATGTCAAAGTGCTTTGcttctttgttgttgccttgtttgtttacattctctTTGAAACTTTAACATTCAAATCACCAAATTGCCAAACCAAAATACACGTAAATATTGCTGTTACTCTACCGAAGTCACCTTccatgaattcgccttgatgtATGCAGTACCGCCCAATAGTAAACAAACAACAGCTGTTATGTTGAAATGTTACAGGAGCAGCAGTTATTAGGATGTTCCGTAATATTGTGATTGGCATATCCGGCGGTGTAGATAGCGCCATTTCGGCGCTTATACTCAAACAAAAAGGTTAGTGCTTAAATTACTATAATACATTTCCGATGTTATATGCATTATCTTGACTTGGCTAAAGGCTACAATGTTGTCGGTGTATTCATGAAAAACTGGGACGAATTTGACGAAACGGGTGCTTGCAGCGGTGAGCAAGATTATCGTGATGCGgaatatacgtgccaaaaactTAACATTGAATTGCGTGTAGTGAACTACGTGAAGGACTATTGGAATTCGGTGTTCAGGTGAGACAGTTGCGCAACTCGATAAATTTTAGTTCtagactaattttatttttggtcaTTAGCGGTTTCCTGGATGATTATCAAAATGGACTCACACCAAATCCGGACATACTTTGTAATAAATACATCAAATTTGATTTATTCTATAAATATGCCAGAGAACAATTAAAATGTGATGCAATCGCCACGGGTCATTATGCGAAAACCagttttggaaactttttagaGCATTATAATGCTAATGGTGGTATGCTGCAGCAGTAAATGGGCTACTCATACTAGgagtttattattataatattacttaCTTACAGATGTACACCTACTGCTACCACGCGATACGTTTAAGGATCAAACCTTTTTCCTCTCCGGTATACAGCGTCATGCGCTCAGTCGCACCATGTTTCCGTTGGGTGATTCACTGAAAAACGATGTTAAAGCTTTAGCGTGTAAATTTGGCCTAGAACGTTTGGCACACAAAAAGGAAAGTACAGGCATTTGTTTTGTAGGTAATCGTGATTTTAAACAGTTCATAAAGCAGGTAAATAATGAAATACTGTTTTTAAGCCAAGTTAATTAGCCACTATTACAGTATATTCACCCGCGTCCTGGTCATTTTGTCGATATTGACACCGGTCAAATTGTGGGCACACACAATGGCATACATGAATGGACAATTGGACAACGTTGCCGGCTTGCCTCCTTCCTACGTCCATACTTTGTGGCACGAAAAGAAGTCACCAGCAATACCATATATGTGGCTTCCGGCCATGAGCACCCAGAACTATTTAGTGATGTTATTTATGCGGATACACCGAACTGGCTGTGCAATGATCCTCTTACTGGTATTGGCGATGATAGCGCATCACGGAAACTGCGGTGCCGCTTTCGTTTCCAGCACACAAAACCATTGGTTGGCTGTGCGGTTAAAAAATGTCTCAAAGACACTTCATGTGTCACAGTCACTCTAGATAAGTCATTACGGGCGCTTACACCAGGACAGTATGCGGT from Anastrepha obliqua isolate idAnaObli1 chromosome 2, idAnaObli1_1.0, whole genome shotgun sequence harbors:
- the LOC129237012 gene encoding mitochondrial tRNA-specific 2-thiouridylase 1, which encodes MFRNIVIGISGGVDSAISALILKQKGYNVVGVFMKNWDEFDETGACSGEQDYRDAEYTCQKLNIELRVVNYVKDYWNSVFSGFLDDYQNGLTPNPDILCNKYIKFDLFYKYAREQLKCDAIATGHYAKTSFGNFLEHYNANGDVHLLLPRDTFKDQTFFLSGIQRHALSRTMFPLGDSLKNDVKALACKFGLERLAHKKESTGICFVGNRDFKQFIKQYIHPRPGHFVDIDTGQIVGTHNGIHEWTIGQRCRLASFLRPYFVARKEVTSNTIYVASGHEHPELFSDVIYADTPNWLCNDPLTGIGDDSASRKLRCRFRFQHTKPLVGCAVKKCLKDTSCVTVTLDKSLRALTPGQYAVFYSETSCLGSARIINASRKVEEVQDKAEYLKQS